One genomic region from Magallana gigas chromosome 3, xbMagGiga1.1, whole genome shotgun sequence encodes:
- the LOC105341632 gene encoding GTP-binding protein RAD, translating into MTIHGSARGHGQPRGTSISSYSSTGSGMEQTTPLLLEPTDFSGGSHSRSSSVREHRGTQGLESSKGLLPPTPGVIRGGSFREPGELRQKVEKYKNRVNSPQLRDSQPPGSSPDLLSVSYEDVSRGKPDANLRRVRSFKTTSKGVVNRGDSFRKKGARCGGLGKESPPRGLTPNVSPHLSATPRLAPAPVMDGDQNSSYYKIVALGAPGVGKTAITQQFMTSEYIAFDSSMDQSEHEKTISVLLNGVESTVEVLDGIDIQGDLEDIRADAFLVIFSIAHRDTFDTAVQLLQELRMDLGTDRTTILVGNKSDLVRKRKVTTEEALEVANQYEAKYTETSAALNHNVDELLVGTIDHIRYKLNPSLPEPILKLDTRKSHAMRVPSFKGPIDFFRRLFSRGNKKSPKLLKP; encoded by the exons ATGACTATCCACGGTTCTGCGAGGGGACACGGCCAGCCGCGCGGCACCAGTATTTCTTCATATTCTAGCACAGGTTCCGGTATGGAACAGACGACACCTCTTCTCTTGGAGCCAACCGATTTCAGTGGCGGATCCCACTCTAGATCCAGCAGTGTAAGAGAGCACAGAGGTACCCAAGGTCTGGAATCTTCGAAGGGACTCCTGCCTCCCACGCCTGGTGTAATCAGGGGTGGTTCTTTCAGAGAGCCCGGGGAATTAAGGCAAAAAGTTGAGAAGTACAAGAATCGTGTGAATAGCCCCCAGCTTCGCGACTCTCAGCCCCCCGGAAGTTCCCCCGACCTCCTGTCCGTGTCATATGAGGACGTTTCCCGAGGGAAACCGGACGCAAATCTGCGTAGGGTGCGTTCGTTTAAAACGACATCAAAAGGCGTGGTCAACAGAGGAGACTCATTTCGTAAAAAGGGGGCCCGATGCGGCGGGCTGGGCAAAGAAAGCCCTCCCCGAGGCCTGACCCCCAATGTCAGCCCCCATTTGTCGGCCACCCCACGATTAGCCCCTGCACCTGTAATGGACGGAGACCAAAACTCCTCGTACTACAAAATCGTGGCACTTGGAGCGCCGGGGGTCGGAAAAACCGCCATTACCCAGCAGTTTATGACATCCGAGTATATAGCATTTGATTCTTCAATGG ATCAAAGTGAGCATGAGAAAACGATATCGGTCTTACTGAATGGGGTGGAATCTACCGTCGAGGTTCTTGATGGCATTGATATACAG GGCGATCTAGAGGACATTCGGGCGGACGCCTTTCTGGTGATATTTTCCATTGCACACCGGGATACCTTTGACACTGCCGTCCAACTGCTACAGGAGCTGCGTATGGACCTAGGGACTGACCGAACCACGATTCTAGTGGGAAACAAGTCGGATCTGGTCAGAAAGCGTAAAGTCACCACAGAAG AAGCATTGGAGGTAGCAAATCAGTATGAGGCTAAGTACACTGAAACTTCGGCCGCGCTGAATCACAATGTAGACGAACTATTGGTGGGGACTATAGACCACATCCGGTACAAACTTAATCCGTCCTTACCGGAACCGATTCTGAAATTAGACACCAGGAAGTCGCATGCCATGCGTGTTCCATCATTTAAAGGACCAATTGACTTTTTCAGAAGGCTTTTTAGCAGAGGGAACAAGAAGTCACCGAAGCTGTTGAAACCGTAA
- the LOC105341634 gene encoding uncharacterized protein isoform X1, with amino-acid sequence MKFLLLAIIAVAAHGAPLDQIQQLPLKPGESRQQTEQSSLKEEELKPETKPSSRTADLRPEFAVEEDLKPETKPAQQIRSEQDAEEDLVPETRPVERRDLTDGEDEELVPQTKPVQRSSELKPETKPSPSQYVRRPTPEEFEPPKRRFVPRPVPVEEPKENQVEEKTEE; translated from the exons ATGAAGTTCCTGCTCCTCGCCATCATTGCTGTTGCTGCCCATGGAGCTCCATTAGACCAAATACAGCAACTCCCGCTCAAGCCG GGAGAATCCAGGCAACAGACAGAGCAATCTTCTTTGAAAGAGGAAGAACTAAAACCCGAAACCAAACCGTCCTCAAGAACAGCAGATCTTAGACCGGAATTCGCAGTCGAGGAAGATTTGAAACCGGAAACGAAACCTGCTCAACAAATTCGAAGCGAACAGGATGCGGAAGAGGATTTGGTTCCGGAAACCAGACCGGTTGAACGAAGAGATTTGACTGATGGGGAGGACGAAGAGTTGGTACCTCAGACGAAACCAGTCCAACGGAGCAGTGAGTTAAAACCGGAAACTAAACCATCCCCTAGTCAG taTGTTCGTCGACCGACACCAGAAGAATTCGAGCCGCCCAAGAGAAGG tTTGTCCCTCGGCCAGTGCCGGTAGAGGAACCAAAGGAAAATCAG GTTGAGGAGAAAACAGAAGAATGA
- the LOC105341634 gene encoding uncharacterized protein isoform X2, which yields MKFLLLAIIAVAAHGAPLDQIQQLPLKPGESRQQTEQSSLKEEELKPETKPSSRTADLRPEFAVEEDLKPETKPAQQIRSEQDAEEDLVPETRPVERRDLTDGEDEELVPQTKPVQRSSELKPETKPSPSQYVRRPTPEEFEPPKRRFVPRPVPVEEPKENQNEKES from the exons ATGAAGTTCCTGCTCCTCGCCATCATTGCTGTTGCTGCCCATGGAGCTCCATTAGACCAAATACAGCAACTCCCGCTCAAGCCG GGAGAATCCAGGCAACAGACAGAGCAATCTTCTTTGAAAGAGGAAGAACTAAAACCCGAAACCAAACCGTCCTCAAGAACAGCAGATCTTAGACCGGAATTCGCAGTCGAGGAAGATTTGAAACCGGAAACGAAACCTGCTCAACAAATTCGAAGCGAACAGGATGCGGAAGAGGATTTGGTTCCGGAAACCAGACCGGTTGAACGAAGAGATTTGACTGATGGGGAGGACGAAGAGTTGGTACCTCAGACGAAACCAGTCCAACGGAGCAGTGAGTTAAAACCGGAAACTAAACCATCCCCTAGTCAG taTGTTCGTCGACCGACACCAGAAGAATTCGAGCCGCCCAAGAGAAGG tTTGTCCCTCGGCCAGTGCCGGTAGAGGAACCAAAGGAAAATCAG AACGAGAAAGAGAGTTGA